AAAGCCGAGTCCCCGGGGGCCGACCTTGAGGATATCCTCGGCAAAGACCGGCAGGAACGTAACAACGGGTATGCCGAAAAGACTTATCGTGGCAACAAGAAGCATGATCCTGAATACGTCACCTCTGTTTTTTACGAACCGGAGTCCTTCCAAAAGGTCTTTTGAGAGTTCCGAGACGGTGACCGTATCATTCCTCACCCTATCGGGTGTCCCTTCCTTCCTGCCCTTTATCATGAAGAGTGCCATGATTGCGGCGAGGAAACTGGCTGCATTGATATAGAAGCAGAGGGCGATTCCGACGGCTGCGATAGTCAATCCTGCGGCCATGGGACCGATGATGCGGGCGGCGTTAAAAGCTGCAGAGTTGAGAGCTATGGCGTTCATGAGTCTGCCCTTCTGTACCATTTCCGAAAGAAAAGACTGTCGAGCAGGCACATCAAAGGCATTAACGGTGCCGAGGAAGAAGGCGAGGGCAGTGATCTCTCCGACGGTTATGATCTTCAGGTCCGTCAGCATCCCGAGGAGAAGGGCCGGTATCATCGAGAGCATCTGTGTAATGATCAGGAGATTCCTCTTTGGGACTCTGTCTGCCACAACGCCGCCGATGAGGGTAAGGAAGAGAACGGGCATGGACGATGCGGCTGCGACGATGCCAAGATAGAAAGGGGATTTCGTGAGGGAATAGACAAGCCATCCCTGCGCAACGGACTGCATCCATGTACCGGAAAAGGAGATCGCCTGGCCGATCCAGAAGATGCGGAAATCTCTCACATACAGCGCAGAAAACCTTTCGTGACCTTGGGTCTCTTGCTCCAGGGGTGCCATAGGGTTATTTTACCTGAAAGCACGGTCCCTTATTCTTCGGAAAGCTGAATGGGCGTCGCCAGAGAGATTTTCTCTGGAAGCGACATGAGGAGAGGTCCCTCTGCATTGAGACGGGTCGGCATTTTGCAATTCAGCCTATCTTTCAGATACAATGAAGTCACTGTTGTTTAGAGATCGTGTGAGAGTGATGGAAGAAAAACAGAGATCTCTCAAGGAGATCGCGAAGAACATTAAACTCCTCATCCTTGACGTCGACGGTGTTCTCACCG
Above is a genomic segment from Thermodesulfovibrionales bacterium containing:
- a CDS encoding MFS transporter codes for the protein MAPLEQETQGHERFSALYVRDFRIFWIGQAISFSGTWMQSVAQGWLVYSLTKSPFYLGIVAAASSMPVLFLTLIGGVVADRVPKRNLLIITQMLSMIPALLLGMLTDLKIITVGEITALAFFLGTVNAFDVPARQSFLSEMVQKGRLMNAIALNSAAFNAARIIGPMAAGLTIAAVGIALCFYINAASFLAAIMALFMIKGRKEGTPDRVRNDTVTVSELSKDLLEGLRFVKNRGDVFRIMLLVATISLFGIPVVTFLPVFAEDILKVGPRGLGFLGGSSGVGALAAALTIAFIGEVKKKGPFMFVSGLLFCLCLLVFSCSKDFALSAVALALVGWGVVSFLAVANSFIQLATPDSLRGRVMSVYTLVFLGMAPVG